One genomic window of Bacillus mycoides includes the following:
- the thpR gene encoding RNA 2',3'-cyclic phosphodiesterase, translating to MVPHYFVAVTLPRHIKEVLSNYKEDMKDELPFRSWVHEEDYHITLSFLGSATEEQLEGIKNGLQMLTETKELSFTLQGFSTFGLEEEPRIFWAKVSENNDLVQLQKQVHTICEENGFSLETRPYHPHITVARKWAGGKVFDLTNVKDLPVTSFQADTITLYESHVKETPKYKSITEIKLQT from the coding sequence ATGGTGCCGCATTATTTTGTCGCAGTAACTTTACCACGTCATATAAAAGAAGTGCTCTCTAATTATAAAGAGGACATGAAGGATGAATTGCCATTTCGCTCGTGGGTACATGAAGAAGACTATCATATTACACTTTCATTTTTAGGAAGTGCGACAGAGGAACAATTAGAAGGAATAAAGAATGGATTACAAATGCTTACAGAAACAAAAGAACTATCGTTCACGTTACAAGGATTTTCAACGTTTGGCCTAGAAGAAGAGCCACGTATTTTTTGGGCGAAGGTAAGTGAGAATAATGATTTGGTTCAGTTGCAAAAACAAGTGCATACAATTTGTGAAGAAAATGGTTTCTCTCTAGAGACACGTCCTTATCATCCACATATTACTGTTGCGCGTAAATGGGCAGGAGGAAAAGTATTTGATCTGACAAATGTAAAAGATTTACCCGTAACATCATTTCAAGCAGATACGATTACTTTGTATGAATCTCACGTTAAGGAAACGCCGAAGTATAAATCGATTACTGAAATAAAACTACAAACATAG
- the pepV gene encoding dipeptidase PepV translates to MSTINWTEEVTKRKDDLIRDTQQFLQIKSVWEEESAKEGAPFGEGVEKALSFMLHKGEAEGFTSKNLEGYAGHLEMGQGEELVGILCHVDVVPEGDGWTTPAYSADIRDGKIFARGAIDDKGPTMAAYYAMKIVKELGLPLSKRVRMILGTDEESNWKCVDHYFKNEEMPTIGFAPDADFPIINAEKGISDIQVVQNGSEEKEGTFKLISFESGRRLNMVPDFAEAVITGENVNALTVAYEEYLQTAKKIGKAIVEGNTVTLQIKGISAHGSTPEKGENAGLLLANCLTKVSLDGKGASFASFVTETFTGDIFGEKAGISYKDDISGPLTVNVGRLSYSQENGGNLGLNVRYPVTTNFEETIAKLKEYVGTHGFEVADYSNSRPHHVDKDHTLIRTLQRVYEEQTGEKAELLAIGGGTYARSLKAGVAFGPLFPGKEELAHQKDEYIEIEDLLKATAIYAQAIHELAK, encoded by the coding sequence ATGTCAACGATTAATTGGACAGAAGAAGTTACAAAACGAAAAGATGATTTAATTCGTGATACACAACAATTTTTGCAAATTAAAAGTGTATGGGAAGAAGAATCTGCGAAAGAGGGCGCGCCATTTGGTGAAGGTGTAGAAAAAGCTTTATCTTTCATGTTACATAAAGGAGAAGCAGAAGGTTTCACTTCTAAAAATTTAGAAGGGTATGCAGGTCATCTTGAAATGGGACAAGGAGAAGAATTAGTAGGTATTCTTTGTCACGTTGATGTTGTACCAGAAGGAGATGGCTGGACAACTCCAGCGTATAGTGCGGATATTCGCGACGGGAAGATTTTTGCACGCGGTGCAATTGATGATAAAGGGCCGACGATGGCAGCTTATTATGCGATGAAAATCGTTAAAGAATTAGGCTTACCTCTTTCAAAACGTGTTCGTATGATTTTAGGAACAGATGAGGAAAGTAATTGGAAGTGTGTAGATCATTATTTTAAAAATGAAGAAATGCCAACAATCGGTTTTGCGCCGGATGCAGATTTTCCAATTATTAATGCGGAAAAAGGAATTTCTGACATACAAGTTGTGCAAAATGGTAGCGAAGAGAAAGAAGGCACATTTAAGCTTATTTCATTTGAGTCAGGTCGTCGTTTAAATATGGTTCCTGATTTTGCAGAAGCAGTTATTACAGGAGAAAATGTAAATGCACTTACAGTAGCATATGAAGAGTATTTACAAACTGCTAAAAAAATAGGTAAAGCAATTGTAGAAGGAAATACGGTGACGTTGCAAATTAAAGGGATTTCAGCTCACGGATCTACTCCGGAAAAGGGAGAAAATGCAGGTTTATTATTGGCAAACTGCTTAACGAAAGTTTCTCTTGATGGAAAAGGGGCTTCATTTGCATCGTTTGTAACAGAAACATTTACAGGTGATATTTTTGGAGAAAAAGCTGGTATTTCTTATAAAGACGATATTAGCGGCCCGTTAACAGTGAATGTTGGTCGCCTGTCTTACTCGCAAGAAAACGGTGGTAATTTAGGATTAAATGTACGCTATCCAGTTACGACTAACTTTGAAGAAACGATTGCAAAGTTAAAAGAATATGTTGGTACTCATGGATTTGAAGTAGCGGATTATTCTAACTCTCGCCCGCATCACGTTGACAAAGATCATACGTTAATTCGTACTTTGCAACGCGTATATGAAGAACAAACTGGTGAAAAAGCTGAATTGTTAGCAATTGGCGGTGGTACTTATGCTCGTTCATTGAAAGCTGGCGTTGCATTTGGCCCGTTATTCCCAGGAAAAGAAGAACTTGCGCATCAAAAAGACGAGTACATTGAAATTGAAGATTTATTAAAAGCAACAGCGATTTATGCGCAAGCGATTCATGAATTAGCGAAATAA
- a CDS encoding DeoR family transcriptional regulator gives MKPTTTRMLTRIKSIYMYINENGTVTTKDLVDEFGITPRTIQRDLNVLQFNELVYSPCRGKWTTTGKKVRMTS, from the coding sequence TTGAAACCTACAACTACTCGTATGCTAACACGCATTAAATCAATTTATATGTACATCAATGAAAACGGTACGGTAACAACGAAAGACCTTGTAGATGAGTTCGGGATCACACCGCGAACGATACAACGTGATCTAAATGTGTTGCAGTTTAATGAACTCGTGTATAGCCCTTGCCGCGGCAAGTGGACAACGACAGGAAAGAAAGTGAGAATGACCTCATAA
- a CDS encoding pseudouridine synthase gives MRLDKLLANMGHGSRKEVKKLLKDGVVKIDGVPVKDAKFHVNVEEQEVMIHGEVVEYKEFVYLMMHKPQGVISATEDDNHETVIDLLELEDAIFDPFPVGRLDIDTEGFLLITNDGKLTHQLLSPKKHVPKKYYAHVSGVVTEEDVKEFAKGVILEDGYETKPGELTILKSDDISEIELVITEGKFHQVKRMFEAVGKKVVYLKRTEMGPLVLDEELELGQYRELTDEEVEMLKTYQVDNEK, from the coding sequence ATGAGATTAGATAAATTATTAGCGAATATGGGACACGGAAGTAGAAAAGAAGTAAAGAAATTACTGAAAGACGGCGTTGTGAAAATTGATGGAGTACCAGTGAAAGATGCGAAGTTTCATGTGAATGTAGAAGAGCAAGAGGTCATGATTCACGGTGAAGTTGTTGAATATAAAGAGTTTGTTTATTTAATGATGCATAAACCACAAGGTGTTATTTCAGCGACAGAAGATGATAACCACGAAACAGTAATAGATTTATTAGAATTAGAAGATGCGATTTTTGATCCATTCCCTGTTGGAAGACTTGATATTGATACAGAAGGTTTCTTATTGATCACAAATGACGGGAAGTTAACGCATCAACTATTATCTCCGAAAAAGCATGTGCCAAAAAAATACTATGCACACGTTTCAGGAGTTGTAACGGAAGAGGATGTAAAAGAATTCGCTAAAGGTGTTATTTTAGAAGATGGCTATGAAACGAAGCCAGGCGAACTTACAATTTTAAAGAGTGATGATATTTCTGAAATTGAGCTCGTGATTACAGAAGGAAAATTCCATCAAGTGAAGCGTATGTTTGAAGCGGTAGGTAAAAAAGTAGTGTATTTAAAGAGAACAGAGATGGGACCTTTAGTGCTAGATGAAGAGTTAGAACTTGGGCAATATCGTGAATTAACAGATGAAGAAGTAGAAATGTTAAAAACATATCAAGTAGATAACGAAAAGTAA